A part of Leishmania braziliensis MHOM/BR/75/M2904 complete genome, chromosome 30 genomic DNA contains:
- a CDS encoding putative RNA-binding protein has product MSLQNLFVAKLPRNISDADLLNIFTEFGPFSAKIMLDAATGKSKGFGFVLFDEEEKGAKAYNALNRKMTRACGHSFTLVIYPSNHNGKIFTEESNALYIRNIPMNVGQEKMEHFLKSFGNLIYFAMREDHYGSPVWVVYAEYETVEDAKNALAKLHGNSTYFHGSVPILAKFEDSDDAKKARRRRRDGTQTHAPNSGCIFPPPHNHHESTGSLPTCATTLGSENGLSQINSVSSNRIMETKMTPTSTVAPRGSCTGRLTAPRANPSFSNAPPPPFRPALTDVTQYPPTPVYSMPQPLPQPMPGYCYTLSESGHQIFIPVSSFSPPISPYDFSPAAQSAPLLLVSATLPTTETGVKSNFPLLNSTTNTPVMLMENRPQYVLAPDAVNISCDPFTSPTSSLAPMITDSQSTTLLGGRRNQPTYTSGSASVMRAFSVSHDSSYVEPLQVVPTGCDTDGGHLGEASVTGLNDDAVRVHALQEPRVERHSTTGRSELGVGW; this is encoded by the coding sequence ATGTCTCTGCAAAACCTCTTTgtggcgaagctgccgcGCAATATCAGCGATGCCGACCTCCTCAATATCTTCACCGAGTTTGGCCCCTTCAGTGCTAAGATCATGCTGGACGCGGCGACTGGCAAGAGCAAGGGATTTGGTTTTGTGCTCTttgacgaggaggagaagggcgcCAAGGCCTACAATGCGTTGAACCGTAAGATGACGCGTGCCTGTGGGCACAGCTTCACGCTCGTGATCTACCCTTCCAACCACAATGGAAAGATCTTTACCGAGGAGAGCAATGCGCTGTATATCCGCAACATCCCGATGAACGTTGGGCAGGAGAAGATGGAGCACTTTTTGAAGTCCTTCGGAAATCTTATCTACTTCGCCATGCGTGAGGACCACTATGGCAGCCCGGTGTGGGTCGTCTACGCCGAGTACGAGACTGTCGAGGATGCCAAGAATGCACTGGCGAAGCTCCACGGCAACAGCACCTATTTCCATGGCTCGGTACCGATCCTCGCTAAGTTTgaggacagcgacgacgccaAGAAGGcacgccggcgccgtcgtgACGGAACGCAAACCCATGCCCCAAACAGTGGGTGCATCTTTCCGCCTCCGCACAACCATCACGAGAGCACCGGATCGCTGCCCACCTGTGCCACGACACTGGGAAGCGAGAATGGTCTCTCTCAAATTAACAGCGTCAGCTCCAACAGAATCATGGAAACCAAAATGACGCCTACGAGCACGGTCGCTCCACGTGGCAGTTGCACGGGCCGCCTCACCGCCCCCAGGGCAAACCCGTCCTTCTCGaacgcgccgccgccgccgttccGACCCGCCCTGACGGATGTAACGCAGTACCCTCCGACGCCGGTCTATTCCATGCCGCAGCCGCTACCGCAGCCGATGCCAGGCTACTGCTACACCCTCAGCGAGAGCGGACATCAAATTTTCATCCCTGTGTCGTCTTTCAGCCCTCCAATATCGCCCTACGACTTTTCCCCCGCCGCGCAGtcggcaccactgctgctggttAGCGCAACGCTGCCAACAACGGAAACTGGTGTCAAGTCAAACTTTCCTCTACTGAATTCCACCACGAATACACCTGTGATGCTGATGGAAAATAGGCCCCAGTACGTTCTCGCTCCTGATGCTGTGAACATAAGCTGCGACCCATTCACTTCTCCGACGTCCAGCCTTGCACCAATGATAACAGACTCGCAATCGACAACCCTGCTGGGTGGGAGGAGAAACCAACCGACCTacacgagcggcagcgctaGCGTGATGCGTGCATTCAGCGTCTCCCATGATTCCAGCTACGTAGAACCACTTCAAGTCGTCCCTACTGGCTGCGATACTGACGGCGGACATCTCGGTGAAGCAAGTGTGACAGGTCTCAACGACGACGCCGTTCGTGTGCATGCCCTACAAGAACCTCGCGTAGAGAGACATTCGACCACTGGCCGAAGTGAATTAGGCGTGGGGTGGTAG
- a CDS encoding putative endosomal trafficking protein RME-8, with translation MSSSLAAGSVSLDHHSFTSCYTVTKHSWRGKYTRIFCVGPQGIATCDVRSLTKLTNYWPYTSSVRNIVADGVNSSLFLLIIQSNGNRAEELRFSCGSDAERVQLLTDVNRHRLLFDCNYRASLAVQVYGAMKYTISETLRPCTLRVTAIGVEQLCRIGDSTSSNAPAEGVAPASSPVPASATATSRGTGALPEYEKVGEYLFCSIRGITTIADRPGSIVIAYGTEMKMHLYDVANVKPLIEAIYRNTMEYVGLPRYREMNVLQQTVFDSERLGIRRDALEAVEEFSVLKHSPKLHNATVRRLLSTTPIAIVERDPVTYNPISVHFLHSVFALVRCEDDDQRFLILFKDSPVKKSYQSPVRDTILAHVLTACYSAGDGNVCVTSRPLLRRNRLSSLNTPVTEEVESLLLKGLVDGRLAGAPGAGDTADLTGGGVGAGLMASLELFNTNVPRTGLTWSENRDGLFSENREKLIFNAVEAVLGHFSWVKPSSSKTKQGNNGGGGGVTLDAVHQHFIVEQFQALGRLSVSRVGYSSIALVPSLFKSVGVYSVQALRLNNLAISFAVIEFLNTLMTPFHNHYEIEHESINKNRLLSAEGFIRSLMEVLRDHIPNESASLLVLELLFFFEFALCPPYSTTTDPAHFKRLLGDLVDILGRHLFDLLSHTCDIIRYTAGQLIRVVMEEGDKTQFTRMQQLALSEGGILTQFNTAAFSSNRKPRSLARRLIAYWAHSNVPTQDILRRMVPLTLLSFLQSEEQAPPSEWELEEQKKVTQMTALFRESKTGWFKKSFNPCDVTLEANRSAANGPTGAASSSAADLPAADGGRVRYRVRDVKVVPTINWNMFFYQLKQDHLRPDLIWNHTTRAELKAAVQAELDAFRQHSDMRREKLIAWNYTEFEVVYHSLDSELKIGQHYPRLLFEDAHPVIARPREFFNDMYHRFLLVQDPKSKLECLHGLALLYTHYAEDIGEFHDVPFLLHMLQNTTDPMMRDRLLLLLAHLLKARHNIKLFLDHDGLAPLMELVTVAHLHIDRPQLKSVSNAIEYAGNLKEMQGQEKEWHYTRNGVKAGPVSFSELKELYKKGEVTATSKVWAQGMSGWREFSTVAQLRWGVLSADLPAILTLTEVTCTVLDVFLLLCRHYPSVNDEGAIMQPQPKVKRLLSSPSILPHLVQLLLTFDSGVCSRVHTLLLSLMEANPLVGHFFLTGVFFFSCLYTASDVLPMCRLLAATHHRQSFQYAAAKNDLVRDSILAPLLPPAMVCYLTHHGPDAFADVLLGEYDNPEAIWSPAMRQYLAAKTAAHVADFTPRLLGNNTAVYQYCPIVGVQYESLQRELFCSQYYLRHFCDELRFPNWPIRDAVRFLTDVLQQWKAELNKQPSLLTQEACYKLLELQPHSSKQEMRKAYYQLAARYHPDKNPNGREVFEQIQRAYEFLATDSVESSEPSPYNISLLLKAQSILFKRCGATLRQYKYAGYSLLLHLIEKEFRAPDALNKDVVLLDPATELCYFTIRNAPLNADELQEENGIHLLADIATYCFDRITPNSHDTDVQVRIAKHCMLTFSICARFPDCRLKMLREKQIPYLTAKGIAYYQTPELSRACTRACASESRSQKMQSELISYGSIWHLLQPLFFYDASLDKAGVGLDEEHHKQLFANRTAIFALHAINALSGISRRRSMVSDDPAGSDAQDRVESVTRDEDAAEVIADGNVQATRHVGVYELLQRLLTPFILYKMELQQDNEAEVLMLLNSNSETPYFLWNNSCRAELEELLQRNSKTFREAAFGAADLPSLSTSLAGFTYSLHASEVVVGGVFLRLFIAQPNYPIQSPVDFFTALLVFLLDRVANVTNKEGGAGSAAGAPTSLSNEGSLREAPLLAARSLRLLSGAYTEALSATVSKQMRSLVTLLTPSLAVAKADIPVARDEESMRSSLFLDIVQALAKFLSSDACLQALSAVETAMTAVVLLLEQILGNYDKAHSTSAFSSDEPDAVLALIWLMLAHRTLVQQSLDRGLYIFLLSLYATSPREKVREECCRCLAKGYDDRLVGPQLFLRSSRYLPAAFLEMMKDNVKQACRMLDSWQENPELLWTKTQREELVQQLQVSRRQIVAALSTDALACWKPCDIAGDSVGAIKSSVESNSGDADTTGSHLRRLQVGGVYVELYVQQPGWAVRHPKEFLQALLDRFVEEASKAAAPTSTLSSGVAAVPDINVLELLTKAGKILLNNSPGLRDYMASLGYGSKVDRQLSPVTANRVTNEAVVCFSLQWLREMSRSTACVESMSSSSDLLPSLMNVIQQYPALTMEALQTLEGFLSNATRRSRVLEYALRDHIPETLLKYLEEGLPDSASAAAGVSAATIRAALVKVIKALLAVPDEARTPDIHALLDKSLVWAKYKNQSHDMFLTQTHFGGYLTASSTTHPGAAAVTLSLTAPTTAEANTRSEPPPLEDHSGAPLPL, from the coding sequence ATGTCGAGCTCTTTGGCCGCAGGCAGCGTGTCGCTCGACCACCATTCTTTTACCTCTTGCTATACAGTGACGAAGCACTCGTGGAGGGGAAAGTACACGCGAATTTTCTGCGTAGGTCCACAGGGCATCGCCACGTGCGACGTTCGATCGCTGACAAAGCTGACAAACTACTGGCCGTACACCTCGAGTGTGCGCAACATTGTGGCCGACGGGGTTAACAGTAGTTTATTCCTGCTCATTATCCAAAGCAATGGCAACCGggcagaggagctgcgcttCTCGTGCGGGTCAGATGCAGAgcgggtgcagctgctgacggaTGTGAACCGGCACAGACTGTTGTTCGATTGCAACTATCGTGCCTCCCTAGCAGTGCAGGTGTATGGGGCGATGAAGTATACCATCAGTGAGACGCTGCGACCGTGTACTCTACGAGTGACAGCCATTGGCGTTGAGCAACTGTGCCGTATCGGGGACAGCACGAGTAGCAACGCACCCGCCGAGGGTGTGGCCCCTGCAAGCTCACCAGTACCGGCGTCGGCGACAGCCACCAGCCGTGGGACGGGTGCGTTGCCAGAGTATGAAAAGGTAGGCGAGTATCTTTTTTGCAGTATCCGAGGCATTACCACGATTGCGGACCGGCCGGGCAGCATCGTCATCGCGTATGGGACGGAGATGAAAATGCACCTCTATGACGTCGCGAATGTGAAGCCGCTGATTGAGGCAATTTACCGCAACACGATGGAGTATGTTGGACTGCCACGCTACCGTGAGATGAACGTCTTGCAGCAGACCGTGTTTGACTCAGaacgcctcggcatccgccgTGACGCCCTGGAGGCTGTGGAGGAGTTCAGCGTTCTCAAGCACTCTCCAAAGCTGCACAACGCCACGGTGCGTCGGTTGCTGAGCACCACGCCGATTGCTATTGTGGAGCGCGATCCTGTTACGTACAATCCCATCAGTGTACACTTTCTCCACTCTGTCTTTGCGCTCGTGCGTTGCGAGGACGACGACCAACGCTTCCTAATTCTTTTCAAGGATTCCCCGGTGAAGAAGTCGTATCAGTCACCCGTTCGAGATACGATTCTGGCGCATGTGCTGACAGCGTGCTACAGCGCCGGGGACGGAAACGTGTGTGTCACGTCGCGACCACTCTTGCGCCGCAACCGACTCTCCTCTCTCAATACCCCAGTCACAGAGGAAGTGGAGAGCCTGCTCTTGAAAGGGCTTGTCGATGGTCGTCTCGCTGGTGCTCCGGGTGCAGGCGACACGGCGGACTTGACAGGAGGCGGCGTGGGTGCTGGTCTCATGGCGTCGCTGGAGCTCTTCAACACCAACGTCCCGAGAACAGGGCTGACATGGAGCGAAAACAGAGATGGGCTTTTCTCAGAAAATCGTGAGAAGCTCATCTTCAACGCCGTCGAAGCAGTACTGGGGCACTTTTCATGGGTCAAACCGTCGAGTAGTAAGACCAAGCAGGGCAacaacggcggcggtggtggcgtgaCGCTTGACGCGGTGCATCAGCACTTTATTGTGGAACAATTTCAGGCACTGGGTCGCCTCTCCGTGTCACGAGTGGGGTACAGCTCAATTGCGCTGGTTCCGTCGCTGTTCAAGTCGGTCGGCGTCTACTCTGTGCAGGCGCTACGGCTGAATAACCTAGCCATCTCCTTCGCCGTGATCGAGTTCTTGAATACACTCATGACGCCGTTCCACAACCACTACGAGATAGAGCACGAGTCCATTAACAAAAACCGGCTGTTGAGTGCAGAAGGCTTTATTCGCAGCCtgatggaggtgctgcgcgaccaCATCCCCAACGAGAGCGCGTCGCTGCTAGTGTTGGAGCTGCTGTTCTTTTTCGAGTTCGCGCTCTGCCCACCGTACAGTACCACGACTGACCCCGCACACTTCAAGCGCCTTTTGGGGGACTTGGTCGATATCCTGGGACGACACCTGTTTGACTTACTGAGCCACACATGCGACATTATTCGCTACACCGCTGGTCAGCTGATTCGGGTTgtgatggaggagggcgacAAGACACAGTTTACACgcatgcagcagctcgcctTGTCGGAGGGCGGCATTCTTACCCAGTTCAATACGGCGGCCTTCTCGTCGAATAGGAAGCCTCGCAGCCTGGCGCGGCGGCTCATCGCGTACTGGGCACACAGCAACGTGCCGACCCAAGATATCCTGCGACGCATGGTACCCCTCACTCTTTTGAGCTTTCTGCAGtcggaggagcaggcgccACCAAGCGAGTGGGAGCTGGAGGAACAGAAAAAGGTGACTCAGATGACGGCGTTGTTCCGTGAGTCGAAGACAGGCTGGTTCAAGAAGTCGTTCAACCCGTGCGACGTTACACTGGAGGCGAACCGGAGCGCCGCCAACGGGCCGACAGGGGCGGCTTCTTCCTCCGCTGCAGACCTCCCGGCCGCCGACGGAGGCCGCGTGCGGTACCGTGTGCGCGACGTGAAGGTGGTGCCAACGATCAACTGGAACATGTTCTTCTATCAGTTGAAACAGGACCACTTGCGACCGGACCTCATCTGGAACCACACCACTCGGGCAGAGCTCAAGGCTGCCGTACAGGCAGAGCTGGATGCGTTTCGACAGCATAGCGATATGCGTCGGGAGAAGCTCATTGCGTGGAACTACACCGAATTCGAGGTTGTCTACCACAGCCTTGATTCAGAGCTTAAGATTGGCCAACACTACCCTCGCCTGCTCTTCGAAGACGCGCATCCGGTGATCGCAAGGCCGAGGGAGTTCTTCAACGATATGTACCACCGCTTCCTACTCGTCCAGGACCCCAAGAGCAAGCTGGAATGCCTGCACGgactggcgctgctgtacacGCACTACGCCGAGGACATTGGTGAGTTTCACGATGTGCCGTTCCTGCTGCATATGCTGCAGAACACAACGGACCCAATGATGCGAGACcgcctgttgctgctgctcgcccaCTTGCTCAAGGCACGCCACAACATCAAGCTCTTTCTCGACCACGACGGACTGGCGCCACTGATGGAGCtggtgacggtggcgcaCCTGCACATCGATCGACCACAGCTGAAGTCTGTGTCGAACGCAATCGAGTATGCTGGCAATCTCAAGGAGATGCAAGGGCAGGAGAAGGAATGGCATTACACCCGGAATGGCGTCAAGGCCGGGCCCGTTTCCTTTTCCGAGCTCAAGGAGCTCTACAAGAAGGGCGAGGTGACGGCGACGAGTAAGGTGTGGGCGCAGGGCATGTCAGGCTGGCGTGAGTTCAGCactgtggcgcagctgcgctgggGGGTCTTGAGCGCCGATTTACCCGCTATCCTGACGCTGACGGAGGTGACGTGCACAGTGCTAGATGTCTTTCTTCTGTTATGCAGGCATTACCCATCGGTGAATGACGAGGGGGCGATAatgcagccgcagccgaaAGTGAAACGGCTCCTCAGCAGTCCTTCCATCCTTCCCCATCTGGTACAGCTGCTTCTCACCTTCGATAGCGGTGTGTGCTCGCGGGTGCACACACTTCTTTTATCGCTGATGGAAGCGAACCCGCTCGTAGGCCACTTCTTTCTGACCGgtgtcttcttcttctcgtgcCTCTACACCGCCTCAGACGTGCTACCCATGTGCCGTCTGCTTGCCGCGACACACCATCGACAGTCGTTCCAGtacgcggcggcgaagaacGACCTGGTGCGCGACAGCATTTtggcgccactgctgccaccggcAATGGTGTGCTACCTCACTCATCACGGCCCCGACGCCTTCGCAGACGTGCTGCTCGGCGAGTACGATAATCCGGAGGCGATTTGGTCCCCGGCCATGCGGCAGTACCTGGCAGCTAAGACTGCCGCACATGTGGCGGATTTTACGCCGCGACTGCTGGGCAACAACACCGCTGTCTATCAGTACTGTCCCATTGTTGGGGTGCAATACGAATCTCTGCAGAGGGAGCTCTTCTGCAGTCAATACTACCTTCGCCACTTCTGCGACGAACTGCGCTTTCCGAACTGGCCAATACGGGACGCGGTGCGCTTCCTCACAGATGTCCTGCAGCAGTGGAAGGCGGAACTGAACAAACAGCCCTCTTTGCTGACGCAGGAGGCCTGTTACAAGCTCCTGGAGCTACAACCACATTCATCGAAGCAGGAGATGCGTAAGGCCTACTACCAGCTCGCCGCGCGTTACCACCCCGACAAGAACCCCAACGGCCGAGAGGTCTTTGAGCAGATCCAGCGCGCCTACGAGTTCTTGGCGACCGATTCGGTGGAGTCCAGTGAGCCGAGTCCGTACAAcatctcgctgctgctcaaggCGCAATCCATTCTCTTCAAACGATGCGGCGCCACGCTTCGTCAGTACAAGTACGCTGGCTACAGCCTGCTGTTGCACCTCATCGAGAAGGAGTTCCGCGCGCCGGATGCGCTAAACAAGGACGTTGTTCTCCTAGACCCAGCTACGGAGCTGTGCTACTTCACTATCCGCAACGCACCCCTGAATGCCGACGAGTTACAGGAGGAGAATGGaatccacctcctcgccgacATCGCCACCTACTGCTTCGACCGCATCACCCCAAACTCGCACGACACTGACGTGCAGGTACGAATTGCAAAGCACTGCATGCTCACCTTCTCCATCTGTGCCCGCTTCCCGGATTGCCGTCTCAAGATGCTGCGCGAGAAGCAGATTCCGTATCTCACAGCGAAGGGTATAGCCTACTACCAGACCCCGGAGTTGTCGCGGGCGTGCACGCGGGCGTGCGCCAGCGAGTCGCGCAGCCAGAAAATGCAGTCGGAGCTCATTTCCTACGGAAGCATCTGGCACCTGCTTCAGCCGCTGTTTTTCTACGATGCCTCCCTCGACAAGGCCGGCGTGGGCCTTGATGAGGAGCATCACAAGCAGCTCTTCGCTAACCGCACTGCCATATTTGCCCTGCACGCCATCAACGCCCTCTCTGGTATTTCGCGTCGCCGTTCCATGGTGTCCGACGACCccgccggcagcgatgcgCAAGACAGGGTAGAGAGCGTGACTCGTGACGAAGATGCGGCGGAGGTGATTGCCGACGGCAATGTCCAGGCGACGCGGCACGTCGGGGTTTATGAGCTCCTGCAACGGCTCCTCACCCCTTTTATTCTCTACAAGATGGAGCTGCAGCAAGACAACGAAGCGGAGGTGCTGATGCTGCTAAACTCCAACTCTGAAACGCCGTACTTTCTATGGAATAATTCATGCCGTGCCGAGCTGGAGGAACTACTGCAGCGGAACTCGAAGACCTTTCGCGAGGCCGCCTTCGGTGCTGCCGACTTGCCCTCTCTGTCTACGAGCCTGGCCGGCTTCACCTACTCCCTGCATGCGAGCGAGGTGGTCGTCGGCGGCGTTTTTCTGCGCCTCTTCATTGCCCAACCCAACTACCCTATCCAGAGCCCCGTCGATTTCTTCACGGCGCTGCTTGTCTTCTTGCTTGACAGAGTGGCGAACGTGACGAACAaggagggcggcgcaggTAGCGCTGCCGGGGCGCCGACCTCCTTGTCAAACGAGGGTTCATTGAGGGAGGCCCCGCTTTTGGCGGCTCGGTCGCTGCGACTGCTGAGCGGCGCCTACACCGAGGCACTCTCCGCGACTGTGTCAAAGCAGATGAGGTCACTGGTTACCCTCCTTACTCCCTCTTTAGCCGTGGCGAAGGCGGACATTCCCGTGGCAAGGGACGAGGAATCCATGCGAAGCTCCCTTTTTCTGGATATTGTGCAGGCGTTGGCCAAGTTTCTTTCCTCGGACGCCTGTCTTCAGGCGCTCTCAGCTGTCGAGACAGCGATGACTGCTGTGGTGCTCTTGTTGGAACAGATTCTAGGTAATTATGACAAAGCACACAGTACGTCTGCTTTTTCATCAGATGAGCCGGATGCGGTTCTAGCGCTCATTTGGCTCATGCTCGCCCATCGCACTCTCGTGCAGCAGAGCCTTGACCGTGGGCTTTACATCTTTTTGTTGTCCTTGTACGCCACTTCTCCgcgggagaaggtgcgcgaAGAGTGCTGTCGATGCTTAGCAAAGGGCTACGATGATCGCCTAGTCGGACCGCAGCTTTTCctccgctcctccaggtACCTACCAGCGGCGTTTCTGGAGATGATGAAGGACAATGTGAAGCAGGCGTGCCGCATGCTCGACTCTTGGCAAGAAAATCCCGAACTGTTGTGGACCAAGACTCAGAGGGAGGAGCTggttcagcagctgcaggtaAGCCGCAGGCAAATTGTCGCTGCCCTCTCCACTGATGCACTTGCGTGCTGGAAGCCATGCGACATAGCGGGTGACAGCGTAGGCGCTATTAAAAGTAGCGTTgagagcaacagcggcgatgctgaCACCACCGGTAGTCATCTGCGCCGTCTCCAGGTGGGTGGTGTGTACGTGGAGCTCTACGTGCAGCAGCCCGGCTGGGCGGTGCGCCACCCGAAAGAGTTTttgcaggcgctgctcgaTCGCTTTGTTGAGGAGGCGAGCAAGGCAGCCGCGCCGACCTCGACCCTCtccagcggcgtcgctgctgtgccggaCATAAAtgtgctggagctgctcaCCAAGGCGGGGAAGATTTTGCTCAACAATTCGCCGGGGCTTCGCGACTACATGGCGTCGCTGGGCTACGGCAGCAAGGTTGACCGGCAACTCTCCCCCGTGACGGCGAACCGCGTCACCAACGAGGCAGTTGTCTGCTTTTCGCTGCAGTGGCTTCGGGAAATGAGTCGCTCTACCGCGTGCGTCGAGTCTATGAGCAGCTCCTCAGATTTGCTCCCCTCGCTCATGAATGTGATTCAGCAGTACCCCGCGCTTACGATGGAGGCACTACAGACACTGGAGGGGTTTCTCAGCAATGCGACTCGCCGCTCTCGTGTGCTCGAGTACGCACTGCGTGACCATATTCCAGAGACACTGCTGAAGTATCTGGAGGAGGGGCTGCCCGACTCAGCCAGCGCGGCTGCTGGCGTGAGTGCTGCGACCATTCGCGCCGCTCTGGTGAAGGTCATTAAGGCGCTTCTCGCCGTCCCGGATGAGGCGCGCACCCCGGATATCCATGCGCTGCTCGACAAGAGCCTCGTATGGGCGAAGTATAAAAACCAAAGCCACGACATGTTCCTGACGCAGACCCATTTTGGCGGCTACTTGAccgcgagcagcaccactcatccaggcgcagcggcagttaCACTCTCCTtgacggcgccgacgacaGCGGAGGCGAACACGCGATccgagccgccgccgctcgaGGACCACTCTGGTGCTCCACTGCCACTCTAG